ACCAACATCAAGGACGACGTCGAGCGGGTGAAGCGCGTGCGCGATGCGGTCGGCCCGGACGTCACGCTTACGATCGACTTCAACCAAGCCTGCTCGGCGAAAGAGGCGATCCGCAGCGTCAACCGGATGGAGCCGTACGATGTCACGCTCGTGGAGCAGCCGGTCAAGGCGTCGGATTTGAAGGGCATGGCGCTGGTGCGGCAATCCGTAAGTCCGCTTGTGATGGCGGACGAAGCCGTCAACTCCGCGACGGACGCGCTGAAAATCATCGACGCCGGCGCGGCGGACGTGATCAGCTTAAAAATTCCCAAGATGGGCGGTATCTTCAAGGCGCGTAAAGCGGCGGCCGTGTGCGAAGCCGCCGGCATCGATTATCTCGTCGGCACCGCGCCCGGCAGCCGGCTGCTCGACGCCGGCAACGTTCATCTGGCGGCGAGCCTCAAGAATCTAAAGCTCCCATGCGAGATCGGCGAGTTCGAGCGCATGGCCAACGATCCATGCAGCGGGCTGGAAATCGCCGGCGGCTTTTCCTCCCCGCCGGAAAAGCCGGGCTTGGGTGTAGAGGTCGATCTGATAAAAATCGGCTTGGTGGAATAGGCGGGAAGGCTAATCACTTTGCGAGAGCGAAGGGCGTGAGGGAGAGGGCCAAGTCCTCGCTATGCTCGGAATTTCAAATCGCAGATTTCAGATCTCAGATTTGGGATTTGAGATTTGTCATTTGAGATCCCGAAGGGCTCGGTCGCGGCCCGAAGACTCGCGCCCTGAGCGATCGCTTTAGTGGAAACAGTAAGGGCGGACTCATGATCATCGACGCCGACGGACATCTATTCGAGACCGAAGAGGTCTTTGAAAAATATATGGAGCCGCCGCTTCGCAACTATCGGCCGCGGCTCGTGTCGAACGATGAAGGCGCCAACTTCTGGGTCGTGGACGGGGCGACGCGCTACAGCCGGCCGAGCATTCCCGGCGC
The genomic region above belongs to Candidatus Binatia bacterium and contains:
- a CDS encoding mandelate racemase/muconate lactonizing enzyme family protein codes for the protein MKITRVRAVSHKVQNTMTGWKTSLGGHDTHELIFVRIDTDEKIFGVGVASPGAIFISGDTGANHLELLNNRFGPALAGMYPFDIEAIIQKLDSIVRGAERAKAGIDLALHDLMGKALRVPANRLFGGIVQRRVRVTRLMGMFEPKEMAERSIDLVQRGYTALKLKVGTNIKDDVERVKRVRDAVGPDVTLTIDFNQACSAKEAIRSVNRMEPYDVTLVEQPVKASDLKGMALVRQSVSPLVMADEAVNSATDALKIIDAGAADVISLKIPKMGGIFKARKAAAVCEAAGIDYLVGTAPGSRLLDAGNVHLAASLKNLKLPCEIGEFERMANDPCSGLEIAGGFSSPPEKPGLGVEVDLIKIGLVE